The following coding sequences are from one Geothrix sp. window:
- a CDS encoding NUDIX hydrolase produces the protein MSAREGKAPIWRPPDAAPPVPWPRIAESLRLPQLGPNPHKLSPRIPEDPRRAAVGVILWGDAEGARKVVLVQRGFGAPHHPGEVAFPGGMVEPRDRDLPATARREVAEELGIAEGLWELGCFPDGVAKARVRFTPVFFRWEVAEPRFRLDRELEQVLMIPLAPLMAAPWTHESFERHGLALEIPRLELPQAPLWGATAFVLKAWLDVLAGVQPQTADPN, from the coding sequence ATGAGTGCCCGGGAGGGGAAAGCCCCGATCTGGCGCCCTCCCGACGCGGCCCCACCCGTGCCCTGGCCCCGCATCGCCGAGAGCCTGCGGCTCCCGCAGCTCGGCCCGAATCCCCACAAGCTGAGCCCCCGCATCCCGGAGGATCCGCGGCGGGCGGCCGTGGGGGTGATCCTCTGGGGCGACGCCGAGGGGGCCCGCAAGGTGGTGCTGGTCCAGCGCGGCTTCGGCGCCCCCCATCATCCCGGCGAGGTCGCCTTCCCCGGGGGCATGGTGGAGCCCAGGGACCGCGATCTGCCCGCCACGGCCCGGCGGGAGGTGGCCGAGGAGCTCGGCATCGCCGAAGGCCTCTGGGAGCTGGGCTGCTTCCCGGATGGCGTCGCCAAGGCCCGGGTACGGTTCACGCCGGTGTTCTTCCGTTGGGAGGTGGCTGAGCCCCGCTTCCGCCTGGACCGGGAGCTGGAACAGGTCCTCATGATCCCCCTGGCGCCCCTCATGGCGGCCCCCTGGACCCACGAGAGCTTCGAGCGCCACGGGCTCGCCCTGGAGATCCCCCGTCTGGAGCTGCCCCAGGCCCCGCTCTGGGGCGCCACGGCCTTCGTCCTCAAGGCCTGGCTGGACGTGCTGGCTGGCGTCCAGCCACAGACGGCTGACCCCAATTAG